A genome region from Candidatus Woesearchaeota archaeon includes the following:
- a CDS encoding tetratricopeptide repeat protein, translating to MIDRGISEVSKQEDNSASSMQHSSPRQKTLSAIVKTLWISFAFATPFSATPAQAQQHPPPRIERHDTSANEEAQSACLQKKNTIGHRVISLEAKPLGTKNTCTLQRWLDTYLDDVKDAAAKQKDKERTAQSTLAIAITLLNERTRYAEANTLTECIATASCDCDTRALLLQSVAEQEHIPAAAVRSPFHLYLRIHEKGKPAFNIDPVTGTIFCDGTERHPTLECFGKPMLTTPISESAKKNNVYLHALTPPEQNALILSNVGWELYLQAFATKPREERQNKIIQAANYQHLAIKENPQDPLIIYRSAVLDIIVNVYSASPPREAIKNATKAIETIELLDPRNALRFLLEGYVYTLTDNLDQAEKAYSKAARYSNNNPRLYFNLGYFFFTQGKFKKARSAFRKAQIRAERWNETLWQQSTLFLGHT from the coding sequence TTGATTGACCGGGGAATTTCAGAGGTGAGTAAACAAGAAGACAACAGTGCATCCTCTATGCAACACTCCAGCCCGCGACAAAAAACACTTTCAGCAATTGTTAAGACGCTCTGGATTTCCTTCGCCTTCGCCACGCCTTTCTCAGCGACGCCAGCGCAAGCACAGCAACACCCCCCTCCTCGCATCGAGCGCCACGACACGTCTGCAAATGAAGAAGCGCAAAGCGCTTGCCTCCAAAAAAAGAACACCATCGGCCACCGCGTCATCTCCCTTGAAGCAAAACCGCTTGGCACCAAGAACACGTGCACGCTGCAACGCTGGCTAGATACCTACCTCGACGACGTGAAGGACGCAGCCGCAAAACAAAAAGACAAAGAAAGAACCGCTCAATCCACCCTCGCAATAGCAATTACGCTTCTTAACGAACGCACACGCTACGCAGAAGCCAACACCCTCACCGAATGTATCGCAACAGCATCCTGCGACTGCGACACGCGCGCCCTCCTCCTCCAATCTGTCGCTGAACAAGAACACATCCCCGCAGCCGCTGTCCGCTCCCCGTTCCATCTCTACTTGCGCATACACGAAAAAGGCAAACCCGCGTTCAATATCGACCCCGTAACCGGAACGATTTTCTGCGACGGGACGGAGCGCCACCCTACCCTCGAGTGCTTCGGCAAGCCGATGCTTACAACACCCATCAGCGAGAGCGCGAAGAAAAACAACGTCTACCTCCACGCCCTCACACCCCCCGAGCAGAACGCGCTCATCCTCAGCAACGTCGGGTGGGAACTCTACCTCCAAGCGTTCGCAACAAAGCCAAGAGAAGAACGTCAAAACAAAATAATTCAGGCGGCAAACTACCAACACCTCGCCATCAAGGAGAATCCGCAAGACCCCCTCATCATCTACCGCTCAGCAGTTCTTGACATCATCGTCAACGTCTACTCGGCGTCCCCACCACGAGAAGCAATCAAGAATGCAACGAAAGCAATTGAAACCATCGAGCTCCTGGATCCTCGCAACGCACTCCGCTTTCTCCTTGAAGGCTACGTCTACACACTCACCGACAACCTGGACCAAGCGGAAAAAGCATACAGCAAAGCCGCTCGCTACAGCAACAACAACCCACGCCTCTACTTCAACCTCGGCTACT